CCGCGCCTTCCACAACGGCGAGCACAACGCCTTCACCGACATGGTCCGCTTCAGTGGCCGAATGTATCTCACGTTCCGCACCTGCCCGGAGGGCCACATGCTCTTCCCTTCGTCGCGGATCCTCGTGCTCGAAAGTGAGAACGGCCACGAGTGGCGACAGGTGCACGAGTTCGGCGTCCCCAAACGCGATGTTCGCGACCCGCACTTCCTCGTCTTCCGCGATCGCCTCTTCGTCTACACCGGGACCTGGTACTGTGGCGATGCTCCACCAAAGACGCGCGACATGAACGAGATGCTCGGCTTCGCCGCATCGTCCACGGACGGGCGCACATGGAGCGGACCGCAGATGCTCGAAGGCACCTACGGACACTACATCTGGCGCTCCGCGGCGTTCGGAGGCAAGGCGTGGCTGTGCGCGCGCCGTAAGAGGCTGTTCCCGAAGATGGAGGACCGCGCCGACAGCGTGCCTTTCGTCCAGTCCGCGTTGCTCCAGAGCGACGACGGCATCGTGTTTCGTAAGGCCGGTTTTTTCCAGGAAGACTACGGCAACGAAACGGCGTTGTTGTTCGAACGCGACGGCACGATCCTCGCGCTGGCGCGCGGCGGCGGCGAGCGCAACGCCGAACTCTGCACCGCCCGGCCGCCCTACTCGAAGTTCGAGCGGCGCGACCTTGGCCGCTACGTCGGCGGGCCGATGATCGCGCGCTGGGGCTCCCGGTACCTCGCCGGCGGTCGACGCAAAGGCTCGCCCGGCGATCCCGTGACGGCGCTCTACTGGCTGGATCCGGCCAAGGCGGAGCTTGCCGAGATTGCGACTCTCCCGAGCGGCGGCGACAACTCCTACCCGGGGTTCATCGAACGCAGCCCCACGCGCGGCCTGCTGTCCTACTACTCGACGCACGAGACACTGAAAGCCGCGATCTTCCTGGCGGAACTCGAAGTCGCCTGATCAACCGCCGTTGATCACGCGCACGCCTGGTGGGAACATCCCGGCGGCCTTTCGCGAAACGCCGGCGAGTCCATCAAGCGTAAGCCGGCGGAGGTTCGGCAGCGCCGCCAAGTGCGCCACGCCGGTATCGGTGACGCCGCCGCACTGCCACAATTCGATCTCTTCGAGCGTCCGCAGCTTGGCGAGTATCTCCAGACTCCGATCCGTGATGCGTGTTTGGCCGGCATAGTACGTGCGGAGCCGCGTGAGTCCGGTGAGGCGCCCGGTGGCTTCGTCGCCCGTGTCGCGGCAATACATACACCACAAACGCTCGAGCTTCGAGCATTGGCCGACGTGCCGGAAGCCGTCATCGGTGACGTCCATCGGCATCAGGTCGGTCAGCGCGGGGAAGGCCGGCAGCAAAGACAGCGAATCATCTCCCACGCGTTTGCAACTCACCGCCAAACCGCGGAGCCCGGGCATCGCGGCCAGAGCCGCGAATCCGGCCCCGGTAAGGTTGGGACACTCACGACCCCAGAAGTACTCGATGGCGGGTGATTGCGCCAGCGCGTGGAACCCCTCGTCTCCGGCGACCGCCCCCTGCCCCATCAACATGCGAAGCCGGGGAATCGCAGCGATATGGCGCATTGCTTCGTCATCGCAATTGGCGCCCTGACAGCCCAGAAAGCCAAGGTTGGACATCGACCTCAGGGCTGCAAGGCCGGCTGAGGTGAAATTCGGACAGTGCCAGAAAAAGGAGAGCCCGGCGAGCCCGTCGAGTCCGGCAAGGCCCGCGAGTCCGGCATCGGTAAACGGGCCGTCCAGGAGCACGTGGGTGGAACCGGCGCGGAACGACATGAGGCCCCCGTCGAACGAAGCGCCGCTCGCCGTCTTGAATGGGGGAATCTCATGGAGCAGCGCGAGACCGCCGTCGGTGACGAGGCGTCCGGTGTTGAGCTGGCGCAGCCGAGGCTTCCCCGCAAGCGCCTTGAGCAAGCCGTCGCCGGTGGGGGTGCCCATCATATTGACGTCTTCGAGCGCTTCGCATCCGGCCAGATACCCGGCGCCGGCGTCGGTGACTCCGCGCGCCCAACAGCACTGGAAGCGCCGGAGGTTGCGAAGACCGGCGAGAGGGGCGAATCCCTCGCTAGTGATGCCGCTGGTTGGTCCGCCGATCTCGAGATCCTCGAGCAGCGGCATGCGGACCACGTGGGCGAGTCCGGCATCGGTGAGCGATTTCGAGTTCTCGACGTGGAGATGGGTGATTTGGCCGAGCTTGGCGACCTTGGGCATCGCGCCATCGTCAATACCGCTGGCGCTGAGCCTGGCGATGCCGTGCTCCTTCATCACAGCGCAGATGGTGTCCCAATGGCGCGGCAACTGCGGTCCGCGAACCTCGATTCGGTTCTCCGCCCAATCGATGCGATAGTACGGCGGCGCCGTGCTGTGGAAAACCGACGCCGATCGCGGATCTGCGGGCGGCTGCGACGAGGCGCCGGCGAGTTCGACCCATGAGGCGAAGCCATGGCTTCTGGCGATCAGCAGGCGCGCATCGTCGAACGCCAGCGCTTCATCGCGCGGGCTCGAAGCGCTCCACGCCGGCAGTTGACTATGCATGCGCTCGTGATCGCGGAACCACGCGAAAGCTGTGCCCTTGCTCCAATTCAACTCGCGAATCGCCTCCGCATCGCCTGACATATAGGCGGCTGCCAGTTGACGCGCCAGTTTGTCGTAGGCTTTGAGCTCCGGCGGACGAAGCGCGTTGACATGGTCCATCAGCTTCGCCCACGATGCAAATCCGTATTCACGAGCTAGCGCATGCTGGGCGCCGGCTAACGTTGCGCTGGGGCTGGAGGCGCGCATCCGGCGCAGATTTTCGCGGGCCTGTTTCTTGAGTTGCTCGAGCGACGGGCGTCCGGGCGGCAGGGAACGTCGAGACATCGGGATCTCCTTTCGTACGTGCCCGTGTCCGCGCTGCCGGGCGGAAAGAAGATCGGTTATCGAAAAACCGCTTGCGATGGATCGGCGGGCTCAGCCCTTTCCCGCGGACAGGAAGCGCCCGATTGCGCCTGCCCGAGTTTACAACGCGGTCTTGTCCGGGGTCAACGCTCCGGCCCGCTCTCTCGGTTGGACATTTCTCCGCTGGACAGGTGAAGTACTGATGCTATACTGATGAAACCCACCTTCGCCAGACGGGTGGCAGCCCTATTGCGTTTTGGGTTAGAATCCGATCTGTAGTTCGGGGCTTGGCTGCTGACTCTGGCTTCTTCCGGTTGATTCCGGGTTCGTTCCAACGAATCGCTCCGAGACCCTAACACCGCCAAGATGAGGATTTTACTGACACTCATCGTCGCCTTGGCCTGGATGCTGCTTCCGGCCGGAGTCGGGGAGGCTGCTACCTCCAAGAGACGTTCCAGTTCCACGTCGCGTTCGCGGACGACGGCTTCGAAACGGGCGTCGGCCAAGAAGAGCTCGTCGAAGAGGAAGTCGACGGCGAAGAAGTCGACAACTTCCCGCCCGAGCCGATCGCGGAAGTCGGCGGCCAAGAAGAAGACTGCGGCGCGCGTGAGTTCCAAACGCCGGACCACTTCATCGCGAAGCCGGTCGTCTGCTTCGCGCCGCCGGAAATCGCGACGATACGTAGACCCTTGGAAGGAACCAACCTACGCCGATTCGACCTTCGGCGACCACATCGACGGTGAAGACCTCAAAGTTCGGCGGGCGGCAGTGGACGCACTGGGTCCGTTGAACGGGTCTGTGGTGGCGGTGGACGCAAAGACGGGCCGCGTTCTGACGATCGTCAACCAGAAGGTCGCGTTCAGCAACGGCTACACGCCGTGCTCGACGGTGAAGATCTTCGTTGGGCTGGCCGGACTGAGCGAAGGGCTGATTGAGCGCGACACTCCGATCCAGTTGAGCAAGCGCTCCACGCTGACGCTGACCGATGCGCTCGCGAAATCGGACAATCCGTATTTCGCGCGGCTGGGTCAGCGGCTTGGGTTCGAACGGGTTCTCTACTACGCTCGCATGATGGGGCTGGGGGAGCCGGCGTTGCTCGGCGATCCGCAAGAGAAGCAGGGGACGCTGCCGCAGCGGGCGCCGCGCGACGGTGTGGGAATGATGTCGAGCTTCGGCCACGGCATCTCGTTGACGCCACTGCAACTGGCTTCCGCTCTGGGTGCGCTGGCCAATGGCGGCACTCTTTACCACCTTCAGTACCCGCGGAGCCGGGACGAACTCGACGGGTTCGTTCCCCGCGTGAAGCGCCACCTCGACATCAGCGGCTGGCTCGGCGATCTCAAGCCCGGCATGAACGCGGCGGTGGAAGAGGGTACGGCACGGCGGGCGAGCTACAGCTTGGAAGAAGAGAAGTTGTACGGAAAGACCGGCACCTGCACCGACACGTCGAGCCCTACCCATCTCGGCTGGTTCGGGGCGTTCAACGAGACGGATGACAACCCGGTGGCCATCGTGGTTCTACTCACCGGGGGGCGGCCGATCAACGGACCCGTCGCTTCCGGCGTCGCCGGGCGGATATATCGGCGGCTGTCCGACCAGGGCTACTTTGCCCCGGCGAAAGAGGCCCAACCAGCGCCGCCCGTGGCGCTCGTCGTACCCCGCATCGCCATTCCGTAACCCGTTCTGCTAATCTCTTCGCATGGCCTACAGCGAAGAACTGGCCGAGCGCATCCGAAGCCGCTTCGCTACCTATTCCGGGCTCACCGAAAGGAAAATGTTCGGCGGGCTGTGCTTCCTGTTGAACGGCAATATGTGTTTCGGCATCGTTGGGGAGAAGCTAATGGTCCGCGTGGGCGCAGAAGGCCAGGAAGAGGCCTTCCGCTACCCGCACGTTCATCCGATGGACTTCACGGGACGCCCCATGAAGGGGATGATTTACGTCGCGCCGGAGGGGACTCTCTCGGAACGCGACCTGGCCGTCTGGGTGGAGCGGGGACTTCGCCACACTCAGTCACTTCCGGCCAAGGTCTCCTCTACGGCAGCGCGAAAGCGATCAGCGCCCCCTGGGCGGAAATCGCGACGTACTGCTTCCCGTCCACTGCATAACTGATCGGCGCGGAGGCAATCGAAGCACCCGTGTTGTAGTGCCACAGGTACTTGCCCGTCGCCGAGTCCAGCGCGATCAGGTTCCCGTCGGCGCTCGAAGCAAACGCAACACCGCCGGCGGTTGCCAGCACGCCGGTGGAGGCCGACCCGGTGTGAAGCGGGTAGTTCCACTTCGTCGCGCCGGTGAGAGCGTCCAGAGCGCGCACGGCGCCCGGAGTGCCGATCTTTGCGTCGATTTCCTGCCCGCCGCCCGTATAGCCCTCACCCGGTACCGGCGACTTCGTGACCGCGAAGTAGGTGGCGCAAGCCTCGCGTACGCTCACCAGCAGGAATCCCGTGGCTGGATCGTACGAAGGCGCGCCCCAATTGGCGGCTCCAGCCGCATCCGGACACACGTAGTTGCCTTCTTCGGTTGGGGTGGTGTTCGGGAGTACGATGGGGCGTCCTTTGTCGTCGAGGCCCTTGGCCCAGGTCTGCCGGGCGAATGCACGGCCGGCCAGGAACTCGCCCGTCTCACGATCCAGCACATAGTAGAAGGCATTGCGCTGGGCTGAGACGAGCAGTTTGCGCTTGCGCCCGCGGACGACGCCTTCGATCAGCACCGGCGTCTCGTTCCCGTCCCAGTCATGCACATCGTGCGGGGTGTACTGGAACCACCACTTGATTCGGCCCGTGGCGGCGTCGAGCGCGAGTACGCTGCAGGAATACAGATTATCTCCCTGGCGGACCCGGCCGTCATAGTCAGGACCAGGGTTGCCGGTTGCCCAGAAGATCGTATTGGTTTCGGCGTCGAACGTGCCGGTGGTCCACGTCGGCGATCCACCGTAGTTGGCCGACGTCTCTGGTTCCCAAGACTTACGATTCACGTCTCCCGGCTGCGCGATGGTATGGGTTCGCCACAGCTTCTTCCCGGTGGCTGCATCGAAGGCGTCGACGAAACCAGTAAGGGCGCACTCGCCCGAAGTTACCCCGACGATGATCTTGCCGTCGATGGCGAGGGGCGCATGCGTTATCGAGAAACCTTTCCGGTAGTCGTCCACCTCGCTCTCCCAGATGACGTTGCCGGTCTTGGCGTCGAGGGCGACCAATTGCATATCGAGGGTGGCCATGTAGAGGCGGTCGCCGAGGATGGCGAAGCCGCGATTGGTCATGACAGTACAGTGCGACGCGACATCGGGGAGGCGTCGCGCATACTTCCACACGGGTTTCCCGGTGCGCGCGTCGAGCGCGGCGGCATTGTTAAGCGGACCAGTGACGAACATGAGTCCGTCGACGACGAGCGGCGTAGTCTCATTGCGGTCTCCGCCGAATTGATACGTCCACCTGGCGGCGAGCCGCGCTACGTTGGCCGGTGTAACCTGGTGCAGGCCGGAGTAATGGGCGCCATTGTAGCTCCCCCAGTAAGTGAGCCAGTTGGCAGGTTCACGGGCGCCGTTCCGCAAGCGCTCGTAGGTAACATTGAAGCCGGATGCGGGCTTCCATTCCGGCGCGGGCTCCTTATCCGCGTCCGTTTCGAACAGAAACGCGACGATGTCATCGACGTGCGACCCTGAGGCGGCGCCGTGCGGCGTCTCGCGTCGCTCGATTTTCGCGCCGGCCCGAGTCAGAAAGTGCCACTTCTCAGCCTCGTCCATCACGTGAATCGTGAACGTGTCCTCGTTGCGCGCGAAACCCGATACGCTCCCCACGGTGACTCTTTCGAGCGGGGTGGCGAGCGCTTTGGCGATGTCGCCCGGCTGCTTGCGTCCGGTGAGGCGCGAAAGGTCCGGACCGCGCCGGCCGCCGCGTCCGGCGAACATGTGGCAATCCGAGCAACCGGCAGCGCCGAAGAAGAGGTCGCGCCCGACGCCGGCGTCGCCGGTGAGTTTCGCCGCCGGCCCGCTCACCGAGCGCAGCCATGCGACGATGGCAAGTGCGTCCGGCTCCGGCATCGGGATGGCCGGCATCTGCGTGCCGGCGATGCCCTTCGTGATGTTGCGCGCGAGATCGGCGTCGGCGTCGCCGTGCTTGAACTCGCCCGTCGTGAGATCGGGCGCGCGGCCGCCCTTGGCGTTATCACCGTGGCAGGCCGAACATTTGCGGGCGAAGAGTCGCTGGCCGACGCGAATGGAAGGATGCTGCGCGGAGGCGACAGCGGCGACCAGGAAGAAGGCGAGCGCGAAACGCATTCCTCTATTCCTATCAAAAATCCGCACGTACTACCCTTGCCGATGAGGAGCTTCCGGAATGGCCTTCACCGTTACCAAGAGCGGCGAGTTCACCGGCGGAGCATGGGCGGCCCGGCTCGCCGTCGCGCTCTTTCTTTCCACGTCCGCTTTTCAAAACGGTGCTGGATGACCGGGCCCGCAGCCCCAATGTCGCTATCGCGTGCTTCTTGAGGGAGCGGGTGTTTGCGATCAACTGCTCTTCGGATGCCGGCAAGCTCCGGCCTCAGGTGCGTCACACTCCACCTGCGCCCGGGGCGCGTTCTGGTCGCGTCGCGCCGGCCGGATCACGCGATGCGGCTTGCGCTATGGGCTTTCGACACCAATAGGCGTCAAGGTGCAACTCGGCAAGCCTGTCGAGGACGCGATCCTTCATGCGTCCATGTTCGATGCGGTGAAGGTCGCCGAGTGTTGGGCCCCGGGGCAGGGATCGGAGAAACCGCACCCCACCGCGGCCGAGGGTCGTCTTCGCAACGGCTGCGGCGTGCGGCCCGATACAACTGATCGAAATCGCGGCGGCGCCCGTGACGGCCATGGGCCGCACCCAAGTGGCGACGGCCACGGGAGTTGGTGGCGATTTCCCAATGTGGCCGGAGGTCCGCTCGAACATCTGGGAGGCGCAGTGAAAGGTCCGATCGGCGGTCCGGTGGGCTGTGCCCACCTGCCGGGAGGCGGAGGGCTCGGGGACACCGTGGCCGCAGTCCGCATGCTGCGTGGAACCTTTGTCTGCTTCGCTGGAAATATCAGCTCCTGATCCAATAGGTTCGGCGGAATTGCCTATTTTTCGCGGGTTTTCGCTGGCCACGGAAACATTTCTGTATTATTCTGTTCTATAGTCGAATCTCAACCAACGGTTGAAGGGATCGCGCATGTTCCTCCCCCGCTTGTGCATCCCGCGACCGGCGCTGTGTGCGCTGGCCGCGGCCGCATTGTCTTTCGGCGCCGCCGTACCCGGATCATTCGGCGCGCGCTGGCGAGCCACAGGTCCATTCGGTGGACCCGTCGAGGCGATCGCCGCTGATCCACTCACGCACGGACGCTTTCTGGCAGGATCTCCGGACGGGCTCCTGTCGATTACGGCCGATGGCGGCGAGCACTGGGCCCCGGTGCACTTTCCCGGCGAGATGGTGTCGGCGCTACACGCGCTTCACTTCGTCCGGTCCCGCGCCGGCCGAATCCTCGCCGGCGTTTCGCCGGATTCACCCACCGGGCCGGGCCTCTACGAAACGAACGACCTGGGCGTCACGTGGACTCCCCTATCAGCATTCGCCGGCAAGAGCGTTTGGGCGCTCGCCGCATTCCCAGGCGACGCGTCCAGGCTTGCCGCGGGTGTGAGCGACGGTGTCTATTCGAGTCGCGACGCGGGCGCGACGTGGAGCCGCGTTTCGCCGGCGAACAACCCGGAATTGAGCCCGGCGGTCTCCGTGGCGTTCGATCCAAACGATCCCGACACTATCTACGCGGGCACGACCCACTTGCCATGGAAAACTACCGACGCTGGACGATCCTGGCGTTCCATCCACAAGGGCATGCTCGATGACTCCGACGTCTTCAGCATCGAAGTGGATCCGGCGCGGCCGAGAATGGTGCTACTCAGCGCGTGCAGCGGCATCTACCGCAGCGGCGACGGAGGGGCGACATGGATCAAGATGCGCGGCTCGGCCGATGCCTCCTATCGCACCTACACGATCGTGCGCGACCCGGCCAACGGCCAGCATATCTTCGCCGGCACGTCTCACGGATTGCTTCGCTCGGTGGACGAGGGCAAGACCTGGGGCGTCACACTCCAAGGCGCGGCCAAATCGGTGGTGTTCGATCCTGAGGACCGGGCACGCATTATCGTCGCCACGGTCGACCGCGGCCTGTTCCGCAGCGCCGACGGAGGCTCGACGTTTGAGCCCGTGGATCACGGGCGGGTGAGCCGGCATTTCCATTCGCTGCTGGCCGCGGGGGACCGTCTGTACGCCGGCGCGTATGATCGCAGCGGAGCGCTTTTCGTGAGCGACGACGGCGGACAGAACTGGTCTGAGCCTTCGCCGAAGGCAGTTCGTACCCCGCCAGCACCCGTACCAGCTCGCAAGAAGACCTTGCGACGCCGCGGGAAGAGCCGGCGCGCGCCGGTCCGCAAGGCCGTCGCCGCCGCACCAGCCCCACAGGCAGGATTCCTCTTCACGGCGGCAGCGCCGGACCAGCCGGAGACTCTGTTCGCCGCCTCGGCGATGGCCCTTCGCCGCTCCACCGATGGCGGCCGCACGTGGAGCCCGATGCGCGGACCGGGATCGGGGGGAATAGTGACGGCGCTTCTGATTCGTCGTGGACTGACGCCGGTGATCTCTTCGGCGCCGGCGAAACCAGTCGCTGTCGCACGGAAGACTCCAGCGAAACGCAAGTCCCGCCGGGGACGGCGCCGCGCCGGGAAGGCGCCCCCGCCGAAGCCGGTGGCCGTTGCACCCGCGGTTCCTGGAATCGAAGTTTGGCTCGCCACCACCAACGGGTTGTATCGCGGCAACGAGACAGGCGCCGCGTGGCGAAAGCTTTCTGCGAATGTCTCCGGCATTCGCCATATCTCGGATTCCGGCGGCCGTATCTTCGTGATCGGGCGCGGCGCCGAATGGTCGATCGACGAAGGGACGACATGGAGCAACCTGCGGGCGCCGATGGAAGGCGCCGAGTTCAACGCGGTGGCCGCGTTCGAATCGACGATTCTTGCCGCCACTTCGCACGGGCTATTCCGCACGACGGACGACGGCGGTGCGTGGGAACCCGCCCCCTCACCCGTGAAGGGCGATTCGGTGGGAACGGTAGTGTTTCATCGCGCTCGTCCTGCCGTCGCGTTCGCCGCGCAGTACGGAACTATCTTCGTCTCCCAGGATGCCGGTGAAACCTGGAGCAAACTCGACGGAACGCTTGGCACTAACTCCATTCATACGCTCGTCCTCTCCCCGGAACGCCCCGGCCGCATCTATGCATTGGTCGCCGGGAGGGGGATTTATTACTCAGATTGGGAGGATACGAAATGAAGCGCACCCCGCTCGTAGCAGTTCTTACGGCGATGCTCGCGGGCGCACCCCTCGCCTGGAGTCAGGCGGCCTTTTGGAAGCCGGACGTCGGCGTCTTCGCGGGTATGCAGGATTTCAAGCACTGGCGCAACAATCTGCGCCCACCAGGGAGCGACCTGGTCCGCGGTGGAGTCTTTGGAATCCGCGCGGGATGGGATCTTACCCGCCACTGGGGCTTCGAAACAGCCTACACTTACGGCGTGAACAACCTCCGGCTGTTCCCGGTTCCGGCGGGGCAACTTACCTCCTCAGGTCCGGATTCCGTCGGATTCGGGTCCCGCAATCATCACCTGTCCGTGAATCCCGTGTTTCACATCCTGGACCGGAACGCCCGCATCCGCCCCTATCTCACGGCCGGCCTTGGCATTCTCTGGTTCAATCCGACGAGCGACGCGCAGGCCTTCGCGCGTTCGGTCAACGCTCCCCCCGGCTCCGTCTGGCTCGACGGACGCTACGGTCCGGCGTTCAATTGGGGCGGCGGCGTGAAGTTCAACGTCACCCGCATGATCGAAGCCCGCCTGGATGCCCGCAACATCATCGCGCAGACACCGCACTATGCCCTGCCTGGCACGCCCGCCGCGCCCGGTGGCATCTACATCGGTCCGCACGGATCGCAGAGCGGCTTTCAGTTGACCGGCGGCGTCGGCGTGCGGACCCGTGGCGCGGACTGGTCCGATTCCGGGAGCCAGATTCGCGTGACCCTCGACGGCGACCGCGGCACGATGGGGCAAGGCGACCAGCGCAACTTCATTGCACGCACGAATCTGCCTCCGGACAAACCGGTGTCGTTTACGTGGTCCGTGGACGGGCAGTCGATGGATACCGCGGGTCCGAACTTCGCCTACACGGCGGGGGCGCCGGGCTCGCACAAGCTCTGCGTCAGTGCGACTTCGAAAGGTTACTCGACTGGTTCTGACTGCGCGACGATCGTGATTACGCCGGCCGCGAGCAAAGGTTTCAACGTCAATCTGTCCGCCAATCCTCCGCAAGTTACTCCCGGCGCCACGAGCCGGATCGGCGCCACCACGAATCTTCCATCGGGCGTGACGCCCACCTACGAATGGACCGTGAACGGAGAGAAGCAGCCGGACACAGGGTCCGAATATACGTTCGAATCGGCGGGTCGGGCCCCGGGAGTCTACGAGATCTGCGCGCGGGTGAGCGCGCCCGGCTATGCGGATTCGAAGAAGTGCACGAAGGTGGAGATTCGAAGCTGCGGCGATCCGTCCATCAGCGGCGGCGGCGCCACTACGCAGGAGATCATGGCGGGTGAAACCGCGACGCTGCTGTTCAGCGCCAAGCCGAACGCCTGCGGCACGCCTCCGCGGATCAGCTACAGCGCCTCGGAGGGCACGGTGACACCGACCAACGGCGGCGCGCTTTTCAACTCGAACGGCGTCGGGTTCAACATGAGCGACCGGTCGCGCCTTCAGCGCAAGACGGTGACGATCACGGCCAACGCCACCGACGACCAGGGCGGTAAGGCGACGGCGCAATCCACGGTGGTCGTGAAGCTTGCCCCAGTGGCGCAGCGGCTAGACGACATTCTGTTCGCGCAAGGCGATTCCCGTGTGAACAATTGCGGTAAGAGGCTCCTGCTCGAGTTGGTCGCTCCGAAACTACGTCAAGATCCGCGGGCACGCGTGGTGCTGGTGGGACACATGGACGCAAGCGAGCAAGGCCGGTCTCGCGGACAGCGGCGAAAGGCCGCCGCTGTAGCGCTCGATCGCGAGCGGGTGCTGAACACGGCCGCGACGATCAGCGCCGGAACCGGCATCTGCCCGGCGATGGAGCTGAGCCGCGTGCTTACCGGATTCGCCGGAACGTCTCAGAAATCGAAGACGATGCCGGCGTTCTGTGGATCGAGCACGGAACGGCGTGGAAGCCGGATTTCGGCGACCGATTCGCGCGCGCCTTTCCGGCGGGTGGAAGTGTGGATCGTGCCCGAAGGCGCGGCGATGCCCGCCGAAGCCGGCAGGGTGAGTGCGGCTCCGGCGAGCGCCGTGAAGACGAAGGGCTGCCCAAAGTAGCTGGGAGCCCCCCGATGCGCTAGAAACAGCCGACCGGGACGAGTTCGGCGATCGAGTCCACCACCTCGGTGGGCTGGAACGGGTAGCGATCGAGCGACTGGCGTGTCGACGAGCCGGTGAGGACGAGGATGCTGCGGAACCCAAGGTCGGCGGCGCCGCGAATATCGGTGTCCATGGTGTCGCCAACCATGGTCACTTCGTCGGTGGAGAGCCCGATGCGTTTTCGCGCGGCCCGCATCATGAACGGGTTTGGCTTCCCCACGTGATAGGCGGTAACGCCGGTGGCGGATTCGAGCATGGCGGCGATCGCGCCACAACCGGGCCGCGGGCCGGAGTCGGTGGGACACCAGGTATCCGAGTTTGTCGAGATCAGTTTGGCTCCGCGGCTGATGAGGCGATGCGCCTGTTCGGCCATCTCGAAGTTCAGCACGCGGCCTTCGCCGACGATCACATAGTCCGGATGTTCGCGGCTGGTGGCGTAATTGACGGCATTCAGAGCGGCCAACAGTCCGCCTTCTCCGATTACGAACGCCGTGCCATTGGGTCGCTGCGTGTGCACCCATTCGGCGGTCGCCATGGCGGATGTGTACACGTGCTCGACTGTGGTATCGATACCGAGCTTGCGTAGTTTTACGACGACATCGAGCGGCGTATATGCCGAGTTGTTCGTCAAGAAAAGATAGGGAATATCCTCCGATTGCAAAAAGCGAATGAACTCCGCGGCGCCCGGAATGGCTTCCGAACCGCGGTAGATCACTCCATCCATGTCAATGAGATAACCTTGCTTCATACGTCTCCTTCAGGCTGACAGAGCGGAGTTACATGGCTGTGAAATGTTTTGGGTGTCCGTTACGACGGGGAGGGGGGAACAGCCCACAGGGCTGGTCTACATTGTCATTTTACCAGACCGGCGCAAGCGGGGTTGCTCTTCCGGCCCGGTTCGGTGTGATTGCGGGAGGAACCATAGGCCCGTGGCTTGAGTCACGTGCGCCGCGTTGCGAGCGCCATGGGTCCCATAGGCAGGAGCATCAGGCGCCTCGGAAATCGGCGACCACGGCCGGAATCGCGGAAGCCGCGGCGATCGAATAGTTCCAACGCCCGATCGTAGCCTGCGCCACCCGGCGCCGCCAGGCCGCGTCGTGATCCGGCGCTTCGGTGAAGCTGAGTGTCACATTGTGCCGGCGTGTCAGTTCGGCGAGCACCTCGAGATCGTAGTCCGGCGCCGGCGCGATCAACTGCACGGCGCGGCCGCCCTCGCGCAGCGCTTCGAGCATCGCGGCCGGATTCTCCGGATGCACGACCTCGTAGGCGAACGCACGACCGAGACCGGCGCGCATCTTTTCTACCCGGATCAA
This DNA window, taken from Bryobacteraceae bacterium, encodes the following:
- a CDS encoding HAD-IIA family hydrolase — translated: MKQGYLIDMDGVIYRGSEAIPGAAEFIRFLQSEDIPYLFLTNNSAYTPLDVVVKLRKLGIDTTVEHVYTSAMATAEWVHTQRPNGTAFVIGEGGLLAALNAVNYATSREHPDYVIVGEGRVLNFEMAEQAHRLISRGAKLISTNSDTWCPTDSGPRPGCGAIAAMLESATGVTAYHVGKPNPFMMRAARKRIGLSTDEVTMVGDTMDTDIRGAADLGFRSILVLTGSSTRQSLDRYPFQPTEVVDSIAELVPVGCF